CAGGGTGGTCAGGCCCCGGCCCGGAGGCGGTCGAGCACCGCCCGCGGGTCCGTGCGGCGTCGGCCGTAGCCGGCCGCGTCGAGGTCGGCCTCGATCCCGGCCGTCGCGGCGGTCTCCAGATCCGCCAGGGCCTCGGCGACGTCCGCCTCGGCGGCCTGCCGCGTGCGCAGGCGCGCCAGTGTCCGCTCGGCCTCGCCGAGGGCGCCGGCCGAGAGCGTCGTGACCCGGCGGCCCTCGAGCCCGGCCCGCCGCATCGCCTCGGTGGTGCGGGCGGTCTGGAGGCCGCGGTCCAGGTCGCGCAGACGCTCGGCGCCCTGCGCGACGAGGCGCTTCAGCCGCTCGGTCTCGGCGGCGAAGCGGTCGGCGGCGTCCTGCCGGTCGGCCCGCTCGTCCTCGAGGGCCGCGATCAAGGTCGCCGCCTCGGTCCCGAGGTCGTCGCGCCCGTCGGCGAGGGCCCGGCGCGCCCCGTCCGACAGGGTCTCGATGCGCCCGGTGATGGCGTCGAGCGCCCGCGCCTCGGCG
The sequence above is drawn from the Methylobacterium mesophilicum SR1.6/6 genome and encodes:
- a CDS encoding PspA/IM30 family protein, yielding MRTLSILMRGAIADNAQAIHDANAVTILRQQIRDAAGALATARRELAVALAYHAAEARALDAITGRIETLSDGARRALADGRDDLGTEAATLIAALEDERADRQDAADRFAAETERLKRLVAQGAERLRDLDRGLQTARTTEAMRRAGLEGRRVTTLSAGALGEAERTLARLRTRQAAEADVAEALADLETAATAGIEADLDAAGYGRRRTDPRAVLDRLRAGA